From Bradyrhizobium sp. NDS-1, the proteins below share one genomic window:
- a CDS encoding sigma-70 family RNA polymerase sigma factor, whose product MSVTQAASDEVLIARIAQGDRLAMQVLYGRHHVRVYRFGLRLVRNEQAAEDLISEVFLDVWRQAGKFEGRSAVSTWLLAITRFKALSALRRRKDFELDEEAANAIEDTSDDPETVVQKKDTSEALRECLTGLSPDHREIVDLVYYHEKSVEEVAEIVGIPENTVKTRLFYARKKLAELLKAAGIERGWP is encoded by the coding sequence TTGAGCGTGACACAGGCGGCTTCGGACGAGGTCCTGATCGCCAGGATCGCTCAGGGTGACCGGCTCGCCATGCAGGTGCTGTACGGGCGGCATCATGTCAGGGTTTACAGGTTCGGTCTCAGGCTCGTGCGGAACGAGCAGGCGGCGGAAGACCTCATCAGCGAGGTGTTTCTGGACGTCTGGCGTCAAGCCGGCAAGTTCGAGGGTCGATCCGCCGTTTCCACCTGGCTGCTGGCGATCACCCGTTTCAAGGCCCTGTCTGCGCTCCGGCGCAGGAAGGATTTCGAGCTCGACGAAGAGGCCGCCAACGCGATCGAGGATACATCCGACGATCCGGAAACGGTGGTGCAGAAAAAGGATACCAGTGAGGCGTTGCGGGAGTGTCTGACGGGCCTCTCGCCCGACCATCGGGAAATCGTCGATCTCGTCTACTACCACGAGAAGTCCGTGGAAGAGGTGGCCGAAATCGTCGGGATACCGGAGAACACCGTGAAGACGCGCTTGTTCTACGCGCGCAAGAAACTGGCCGAACTGCTGAAGGCAGCCGGCATTGAGCGAGGCTGGCCATGA
- a CDS encoding GGDEF domain-containing protein has product MSTAATSFPERSAAEVAELALTPEAAAPDVLARRVRQRRQMYVGQVASYSLGASVLLLYAYGGTVSMAVPSLFWLGGLLIIGTFTVLSEAGFGDRFEDHYLTVFQISAHMALQLVFLLAVPTVGVAFLAVLFLIFAFGSLRMTTNQAMVTWGLATCGLGLVFLGSDLPIGLPVATRLERAASMLCFVLVIGQCAFLGLFGATLRKILYRRSIELKAAYQRIEELAELDELTGSYNRRCIMRLLDVEIEKSRQTSAPCAIALIDLDWFKRINDAHGHPVGDEVLRTFAITIFANIRPADCFGRYGGEEFLLLLPETTGDAAQRMLERLRSIVADLDWSAFSPGMHVTISAGVVTLRDLDTADTFLARADRALYSAKAQGRNRIATS; this is encoded by the coding sequence ATGAGCACGGCCGCGACGTCCTTTCCCGAGAGGAGTGCCGCTGAGGTCGCGGAGCTCGCCCTCACGCCGGAGGCGGCGGCCCCCGACGTCCTGGCGCGCCGGGTCCGCCAACGCCGCCAGATGTATGTCGGCCAGGTGGCGAGCTATTCGCTGGGCGCCTCGGTCCTGCTGCTCTACGCCTATGGCGGGACGGTCTCCATGGCCGTCCCATCGTTGTTCTGGCTCGGCGGCCTCCTGATCATCGGCACCTTCACCGTGCTGTCGGAAGCCGGCTTCGGCGACCGGTTCGAGGATCATTATCTCACCGTCTTCCAGATCTCGGCGCATATGGCGCTCCAACTGGTGTTCCTGCTCGCAGTGCCGACGGTCGGGGTCGCGTTTCTCGCCGTGCTGTTTCTGATCTTCGCGTTTGGCTCGCTGCGGATGACTACGAACCAGGCGATGGTCACCTGGGGCCTTGCCACCTGCGGGCTTGGCTTGGTCTTCCTGGGCTCGGACCTGCCCATCGGACTGCCGGTTGCGACCCGTCTGGAGCGAGCCGCCTCGATGCTCTGCTTCGTGCTGGTGATCGGCCAGTGCGCCTTCCTCGGCCTGTTCGGCGCCACCCTGCGCAAGATTCTGTACCGGCGCAGCATCGAACTGAAGGCCGCCTATCAGCGCATCGAGGAACTGGCCGAGCTCGACGAACTCACCGGCTCTTACAACCGCCGCTGCATCATGCGCCTTCTCGACGTCGAGATCGAAAAGTCGCGGCAGACGTCGGCGCCTTGCGCGATCGCGCTGATCGATCTCGACTGGTTCAAGCGGATCAACGACGCCCACGGCCATCCCGTCGGTGACGAGGTGCTGCGCACCTTCGCGATCACCATTTTCGCCAATATCCGCCCGGCCGACTGCTTCGGCCGCTACGGCGGAGAGGAATTCCTGCTCCTGCTGCCGGAGACCACGGGCGACGCCGCGCAGCGCATGCTCGAGCGCTTGCGCAGCATCGTCGCCGATCTCGACTGGAGCGCGTTCTCCCCGGGCATGCACGTGACCATTTCAGCGGGCGTCGTGACGCTGCGCGACCTTGATACTGCCGACACATTTCTCGCGCGCGCCGACCGAGCGCTCTATTCTGCCAAGGCGCAAGGGCGCAATCGCATTGCAACGAGCTGA
- a CDS encoding DUF2336 domain-containing protein yields MRSKSARSSENLLNELQAALSHGTVARRVETLRRVTDLFVGNAVNYSDDHIRVFDDVFQCLIEQIESSARALLADRLAPIAVAPPNIIRTLALDEVIEVSGPVLSKSERLDETTLIEIARTRGQAHLKAISLRRVLSEALTDVLVTRGNGDVVQSTVSNPGARLSEGCLTDLITRAERDDDLATCIGLRPDLPRHHYLNLVAKASSSVRKKLEAAHPELVEEVSSVVQEVAQRIRAAAMTRQTEMARALVKSLHEDGRLNELQVTTFAEQGKFDETNAGLAALAGVAVETAETMMIESRTEGVMILAKVAGMSWPSVRAIIAMREKLSGGSPTDMLMLRDAYEALRSSTAQQVLRFHRMQQSTIPAA; encoded by the coding sequence ATGAGATCCAAATCCGCGAGATCATCCGAGAATTTGCTCAATGAGTTGCAGGCTGCGCTCTCGCACGGCACCGTCGCGCGCCGGGTCGAGACACTGCGCCGCGTGACCGATCTCTTCGTAGGCAACGCGGTGAATTATTCCGACGACCACATCCGCGTGTTCGACGACGTGTTCCAGTGCCTGATCGAGCAAATCGAGAGTTCGGCCAGGGCGTTGCTCGCCGACCGCCTCGCACCGATCGCGGTCGCGCCGCCGAACATCATCCGCACGCTCGCGCTCGACGAGGTCATCGAGGTCTCCGGCCCCGTGCTGTCGAAATCGGAACGGCTGGACGAGACGACCTTGATCGAGATCGCGCGCACGAGAGGCCAGGCGCATCTCAAGGCGATCTCGCTTCGGCGCGTGCTGTCGGAGGCTCTGACCGACGTGCTGGTGACGCGCGGCAACGGGGATGTGGTGCAGTCAACCGTCAGCAATCCGGGAGCGCGGCTCTCCGAGGGATGCCTCACCGACCTCATCACCCGCGCCGAACGCGACGACGACCTCGCCACCTGCATCGGCCTGCGGCCGGACTTGCCGCGTCATCACTATTTGAACCTGGTCGCCAAGGCGTCCTCGAGCGTGCGGAAAAAACTCGAGGCCGCGCATCCGGAGCTTGTGGAAGAGGTGTCGAGCGTGGTCCAGGAAGTGGCCCAGCGGATTCGCGCCGCCGCCATGACGAGGCAAACCGAGATGGCCCGAGCGCTGGTGAAATCGCTGCACGAAGACGGCCGTCTCAACGAATTGCAGGTCACCACCTTCGCCGAGCAGGGCAAGTTCGACGAAACCAATGCGGGGCTCGCCGCGCTGGCGGGCGTTGCGGTCGAGACTGCCGAGACCATGATGATCGAAAGCCGAACCGAGGGCGTGATGATCCTCGCCAAGGTCGCGGGCATGTCCTGGCCGAGCGTGCGAGCCATCATCGCCATGCGCGAGAAGCTTTCAGGCGGATCGCCGACCGACATGCTGATGCTGCGCGACGCTTACGAGGCGCTCCGCAGCTCGACCGCGCAGCAGGTGCTGCGCTTCCACCGCATGCAGCAGAGCACGATTCCGGCTGCGTGA
- a CDS encoding NrsF family protein — protein sequence MDTDQLIRSLAADNAHRAPRVGAMLTMALLVAAPLSILIFATFFGVRHDVMSAMRNPFFDMKFAVTLSLAIPAIIISLHLSRPEALMRGWGWLLLLPVGLLAVGIGSEAMMAPAMPMTMRLMGKNSRVCLVAIPAMSLPLLAGALFGLRHGAPSHPALAGALAGLVSAGLAATLYASHCTDDSPLFVATWYTIATAVVTVIGAVVGSKVLRY from the coding sequence ATGGACACCGATCAACTCATTCGCTCGCTCGCGGCCGACAACGCCCATCGCGCGCCGCGCGTCGGCGCCATGCTGACCATGGCCCTGCTGGTGGCCGCGCCCTTGTCGATCCTGATCTTCGCGACGTTCTTCGGTGTGCGTCACGACGTGATGAGCGCGATGCGCAACCCGTTCTTCGACATGAAGTTCGCGGTCACGCTGTCGCTTGCGATCCCTGCGATCATCATCAGCCTGCATCTGTCGCGTCCCGAAGCCTTGATGCGCGGCTGGGGCTGGCTGTTGCTGCTTCCGGTCGGGCTGCTTGCGGTTGGGATCGGCAGCGAGGCGATGATGGCGCCGGCCATGCCGATGACGATGCGCTTGATGGGCAAGAACTCCAGGGTGTGCCTGGTCGCGATCCCCGCGATGTCGCTACCGCTGCTCGCGGGCGCGCTATTTGGCCTGCGCCACGGTGCGCCCTCGCATCCCGCGCTGGCCGGCGCGCTCGCTGGCCTGGTATCGGCCGGCCTTGCCGCGACGCTCTACGCCTCGCACTGCACCGACGATTCCCCGCTGTTCGTCGCGACCTGGTACACGATCGCGACCGCGGTGGTGACCGTGATCGGCGCAGTGGTGGGATCCAAAGTCCTGCGCTACTAG
- a CDS encoding sigma-70 family RNA polymerase sigma factor, whose amino-acid sequence MRGREDEWTGLMRSAMAGDDAAYHRLLRVVTPVLRAAARRGLARAGQPPDQAEDIVQEILLAVHLKRHTWDSEAPFAPWLFAIARNKLIDALRRRGRRVFVNIDDFAETLPGEALQETASAGEVAAQLNALPQRQRDVLQSIAVESASIKDTAAKFSMSEGAVRVALHRGLAALTAKLRDH is encoded by the coding sequence GTGCGCGGACGTGAGGACGAATGGACCGGCCTGATGCGGTCGGCCATGGCAGGAGATGATGCGGCGTATCATCGCCTGTTGAGGGTGGTCACGCCAGTGCTGCGCGCCGCGGCGAGGCGCGGCTTGGCGCGGGCCGGGCAACCTCCGGACCAGGCCGAGGATATCGTGCAGGAGATTCTGTTGGCGGTGCATCTGAAGCGGCACACTTGGGACAGCGAGGCCCCCTTCGCGCCCTGGCTGTTCGCGATCGCCCGCAACAAGCTGATCGATGCCTTGCGGCGGCGCGGCAGGCGCGTCTTCGTCAACATCGACGATTTTGCCGAGACGCTGCCGGGCGAGGCACTGCAGGAGACGGCCTCCGCGGGCGAGGTCGCAGCCCAGCTCAATGCGCTGCCGCAGCGCCAGCGCGACGTGCTGCAGTCGATCGCGGTCGAGAGCGCCTCGATCAAGGATACGGCGGCGAAGTTTTCGATGAGCGAAGGCGCCGTGCGGGTCGCACTGCATCGCGGACTTGCAGCACTGACTGCCAAACTGCGGGACCACTAG
- a CDS encoding enoyl-CoA hydratase — MSTFEHIIVESRGAVGIIKLNRPKMLNALSFGVFREIAAAVDDLEADEAIGCIVVTGSEKAFAAGADIKEMQPKGFIDMFSEDFAAIGGDRVARCRKPTIAAVAGYALGGGCELAMMCDVIIAADTAKFGQPEITLGTIPGIGGTQRLTRAIGKSKAMDLCLTGRMMDAAEAERSGLVSRIVPADKLMDEVMTAAEKIAAMSRPAVAMAKEAVNRAFETTLAEGMSVERNLFHSTFALEDRSEGMAAFIEKRKPVNKNR; from the coding sequence ATGAGCACGTTCGAACACATCATCGTCGAAAGCAGAGGCGCGGTCGGCATCATCAAGCTGAACCGGCCGAAGATGCTCAACGCGCTCTCCTTCGGCGTCTTCCGCGAAATCGCAGCCGCCGTCGACGATCTCGAGGCCGATGAGGCCATCGGCTGCATCGTCGTGACCGGCAGCGAGAAGGCCTTTGCCGCCGGCGCCGACATCAAGGAGATGCAGCCGAAAGGCTTCATCGACATGTTCTCCGAGGATTTTGCCGCGATCGGCGGCGATCGCGTCGCGCGCTGCCGCAAGCCGACCATCGCGGCGGTCGCGGGTTATGCGCTCGGCGGCGGCTGCGAACTCGCCATGATGTGCGATGTCATCATCGCCGCCGACACCGCAAAGTTCGGCCAGCCCGAGATCACCCTCGGCACCATTCCCGGCATCGGCGGCACCCAGCGCCTGACGCGCGCGATCGGCAAGTCCAAGGCGATGGACCTGTGCCTCACCGGTCGCATGATGGATGCGGCGGAAGCCGAGCGTTCAGGCCTCGTCAGCCGCATCGTACCCGCTGACAAGCTAATGGACGAAGTGATGACGGCGGCCGAGAAGATCGCCGCGATGTCGCGCCCCGCGGTCGCGATGGCCAAGGAAGCGGTGAACCGCGCCTTCGAGACCACGCTCGCCGAGGGCATGAGCGTCGAGCGCAACCTGTTCCACTCGACCTTCGCGCTGGAGGACCGCTCCGAGGGCATGGCGGCGTTCATCGAAAAGCGCAAGCCGGTGAACAAGAACCGGTAA
- a CDS encoding TolC family outer membrane protein produces the protein MTRHQSGVGPALATWTTLALCCALPSAAWAEALPEALAKAYQTNPQLNAERARQRATDENVPQALAGYRPQIVASLSAGLQSVRNLLPDNTVQTGNLKPWIIGVTVTQTLFNGFRTANNVRAAELQVQSGREALRNVGQGVLLDAVTAYTNVLANQSLVEAQRSNVAFLRETLSVTQRRLNAGDVTPTDSAQAEARLNRGLADLNAAEVALAISQATYAQVIGNSPSQLRPAEVVDRYLPKNREDAMTMAIRQHPAVMAASFDVDVASTNIRIAEGVLLPSATIQGSASKSRNNDPTLGTFAEDQASIVANVTAPIYDGGQAAAQTRQAKEITAQSRLVLDQVRNQARTAAISAWVANEGAKIAVSASESEVKAATVALQGVQREAAGGQRTTVDVLNSQADLIQAKARLIGANRDRVIASYTLLSAVGHLDVKTLSLNTPDYLPEVHYHQVRDAWHGLRTPSGQ, from the coding sequence ATGACGCGGCATCAATCGGGCGTGGGTCCTGCGCTTGCGACATGGACCACGCTGGCGCTCTGTTGCGCCCTGCCCTCCGCTGCCTGGGCCGAAGCCTTGCCGGAAGCGCTGGCCAAGGCCTACCAGACCAATCCGCAGCTCAATGCCGAACGCGCGCGACAACGCGCCACGGACGAGAACGTGCCGCAGGCTCTCGCCGGTTACCGGCCGCAGATCGTGGCAAGCCTCAGCGCCGGCCTGCAATCGGTACGCAATCTGCTGCCCGACAACACGGTCCAGACCGGCAACTTGAAGCCATGGATCATCGGCGTCACCGTGACGCAGACCCTATTCAACGGCTTCCGCACCGCCAACAACGTCCGTGCCGCCGAACTGCAGGTCCAGTCGGGCCGCGAGGCGCTGCGCAATGTCGGCCAGGGCGTCCTGCTCGACGCGGTCACCGCCTACACCAACGTGCTCGCCAACCAGTCGCTGGTCGAAGCGCAGCGTTCCAACGTCGCCTTCCTGCGCGAGACGCTTTCGGTCACCCAGCGCCGCCTCAACGCCGGCGACGTCACGCCGACCGACAGTGCGCAGGCCGAAGCGCGCCTCAATCGCGGCCTTGCCGATCTCAACGCCGCCGAGGTCGCGCTCGCCATCAGCCAGGCGACCTATGCGCAGGTGATCGGCAATTCACCGTCCCAGCTTCGGCCCGCCGAGGTCGTCGACCGTTATCTGCCGAAGAACCGCGAAGACGCCATGACGATGGCGATCCGCCAGCATCCGGCGGTGATGGCCGCCAGCTTCGACGTCGATGTCGCCTCCACCAACATCCGCATCGCCGAAGGCGTGCTGCTGCCGAGCGCCACCATCCAGGGCAGCGCCAGCAAGAGCCGCAACAACGACCCGACGCTCGGCACCTTCGCCGAGGACCAGGCCTCGATCGTCGCCAACGTCACCGCGCCGATCTATGACGGCGGCCAGGCCGCCGCGCAGACCCGGCAGGCCAAGGAGATCACGGCGCAGAGCCGGCTCGTGCTCGACCAGGTGCGCAACCAGGCGCGCACGGCGGCAATCAGCGCCTGGGTTGCCAATGAGGGCGCCAAGATCGCCGTCTCGGCCTCCGAGTCCGAGGTGAAGGCCGCGACCGTCGCGCTCCAGGGTGTGCAGCGCGAGGCCGCCGGCGGTCAGCGCACGACGGTGGACGTCTTAAACTCGCAGGCCGATCTGATCCAGGCCAAGGCCCGCCTGATCGGCGCCAACCGCGACCGCGTCATAGCCTCCTACACGCTGCTCAGCGCCGTCGGCCATCTCGACGTCAAGACCTTGAGCCTGAACACGCCGGACTATCTGCCCGAGGTGCATTACCATCAGGTCCGCGACGCCTGGCACGGCCTGCGCACGCCGTCGGGGCAGTAG
- a CDS encoding amidohydrolase family protein: MLNRRSVLLASLAAGVAMTNRARARAAQPATPVNFDVPPHACDCHTHIHGDVEKFPFFAGRVYTPEPASPEEMAALHKALHVERVVIVTPSVYGTDNSSTLFGMKARGATARGVAVIDDKTPESALDAMHQDGFRGIRLNLATGGVNDPNVGRPRFTAATERMKARGWHVQLYTTLAMISAIKDLVETAPVPVVFDHFGGLEASKGVEQPGFSDLVALVKSGKAYVKISGAYRSSKLAPDYQDMVPFAQALIAANPDRIVWGTDWPHPDSSRVEGRKATDIAPLYQIDDGRLLNQLPVWAPDAGVRKKILVDNPARLYGF; encoded by the coding sequence GTGCTCAACCGACGCAGCGTCCTGCTTGCCTCCCTCGCCGCCGGAGTAGCCATGACGAACAGAGCCCGCGCCCGGGCCGCACAGCCTGCGACGCCGGTCAATTTCGACGTTCCACCGCACGCCTGCGACTGCCACACCCATATCCACGGCGATGTCGAAAAGTTTCCGTTCTTCGCCGGACGCGTCTACACGCCCGAGCCGGCCTCTCCGGAGGAGATGGCCGCTTTGCACAAGGCGCTGCATGTCGAACGCGTGGTGATCGTCACCCCCAGCGTCTACGGCACCGACAATTCGTCGACCCTGTTCGGCATGAAAGCCCGGGGCGCGACTGCACGCGGTGTCGCCGTGATCGACGACAAGACGCCGGAGAGCGCGCTCGATGCGATGCATCAGGACGGCTTCCGCGGCATCCGCCTCAATCTCGCGACCGGCGGCGTCAACGATCCCAATGTCGGACGACCGCGTTTCACCGCCGCAACCGAGCGCATGAAGGCGCGCGGCTGGCACGTGCAGCTCTACACCACGCTTGCCATGATCTCGGCGATCAAGGACCTCGTCGAGACCGCGCCGGTGCCCGTCGTGTTCGACCATTTCGGCGGCCTCGAAGCTTCAAAGGGCGTGGAGCAGCCGGGCTTCTCCGATCTCGTCGCCCTGGTGAAGTCCGGCAAGGCCTATGTCAAGATTTCGGGCGCCTACCGGTCGTCGAAGCTCGCGCCGGACTATCAGGACATGGTGCCGTTCGCGCAGGCCCTGATCGCGGCCAACCCGGATCGCATCGTCTGGGGCACCGACTGGCCGCATCCGGATTCGAGCCGCGTCGAGGGACGCAAGGCAACCGACATCGCGCCGCTCTACCAGATCGACGACGGGCGACTGCTCAATCAGCTTCCGGTATGGGCTCCGGATGCGGGTGTGCGCAAGAAGATCCTGGTCGACAATCCGGCGCGGCTCTACGGATTTTGA
- a CDS encoding LysE family translocator has product MSLSHYLAALVSGIAIGFTVAAPIGPMGMLCIQRTLTSGMATGLATGFGAATVHLTYSAFAVLGLGSLARPWVEANAAGFGIVSALTLLWFAIRTHRCSIVPQDVGEIDRVHLTRAYLSAVALGLTNPLTVILFLAALHAFSTQAAAAPLIAGVFVGSAVWWMMLSTIVATARSRLTPRMLSLSSRFASLMLLALGTAMLLRTAQRML; this is encoded by the coding sequence ATGTCTTTATCGCATTATCTTGCCGCGCTCGTCTCCGGCATTGCAATCGGGTTCACCGTCGCCGCTCCCATCGGGCCGATGGGCATGTTGTGCATTCAGCGCACCCTGACATCGGGGATGGCAACAGGGCTCGCAACCGGCTTCGGTGCGGCGACCGTCCATCTCACCTACAGCGCCTTTGCGGTATTGGGACTTGGTTCGCTTGCGCGGCCTTGGGTCGAGGCCAACGCGGCGGGATTCGGAATCGTCTCGGCGCTCACGCTGCTATGGTTCGCGATCCGGACACATCGATGTTCCATCGTGCCCCAGGATGTCGGTGAGATCGACAGAGTACATCTGACGCGTGCCTATCTCAGCGCGGTCGCGCTCGGACTGACCAATCCCCTGACGGTCATCCTGTTCCTGGCGGCGCTGCATGCGTTCTCCACGCAAGCCGCGGCGGCGCCGCTGATCGCAGGCGTCTTCGTGGGCTCGGCGGTCTGGTGGATGATGCTCAGCACGATCGTTGCAACCGCGCGGTCGCGGCTCACGCCTCGGATGCTGTCGCTGAGCAGCCGGTTCGCCAGCCTGATGTTGCTCGCGCTCGGCACCGCGATGCTGCTGCGGACCGCGCAAAGGATGCTGTAA